A DNA window from Streptomyces bacillaris contains the following coding sequences:
- a CDS encoding cation:proton antiporter — protein MEHPGTLVLIMALAVLAPLLGYATGRWLSVPVVIFEIVLGILVGPDVLGWAHHDQVIDALSDLGLSMLIFLAGYEIRFAEVRGSTLRRAGGAWICSFAAGLGVALLLSGADLARSLVIGTALTSTALGAVLPILRDSGRLEGRFGSVVMAFGSVGEFGPIVAMALLFSGRSPGAASAVLAVFAVITVGAVFWAMRPRPPWFARIIALTLHSSGQFAVRFVMLLLAGMLGLAHVFGLDTLLGAFAAGMLTRLVLQGAVPERSGEILGKIEAIGFGFLVPFFYVVTGIDFDLAALLDGGRPLLLLPVFLLLFLLVRGVPAYLLAPRDLTGRASRSALALFSSTCLPLVVAITAIGLDEKVIGAGEAAALVAAAMVSVLTFPLLAFRLLRKEEGGTGAGAPSRAAESGEAW, from the coding sequence ATGGAGCACCCCGGGACCCTCGTCCTGATCATGGCCCTGGCGGTTCTCGCCCCGCTGCTCGGCTATGCGACCGGGCGGTGGCTGTCCGTTCCCGTCGTCATCTTCGAGATCGTGCTCGGCATCCTGGTCGGTCCCGATGTGCTCGGCTGGGCCCACCATGACCAGGTCATCGACGCCCTGTCCGACCTCGGCCTCTCGATGCTGATCTTCCTCGCGGGGTACGAGATCCGGTTCGCGGAGGTCCGGGGCTCCACCCTGCGCCGGGCCGGCGGGGCCTGGATCTGCTCGTTCGCCGCCGGGCTCGGGGTGGCCCTGCTCCTCAGCGGCGCGGACCTGGCCAGGAGCCTGGTGATCGGCACCGCGCTCACCAGTACGGCCCTGGGGGCGGTGCTGCCGATCCTGCGGGACTCGGGGCGGCTGGAGGGGAGGTTCGGGTCGGTGGTGATGGCGTTCGGGTCGGTCGGCGAGTTCGGGCCGATCGTGGCGATGGCCCTGCTGTTCAGCGGGCGGAGCCCGGGGGCGGCGAGCGCGGTGCTCGCGGTGTTCGCCGTCATCACCGTGGGCGCGGTGTTCTGGGCGATGCGGCCCCGCCCCCCGTGGTTCGCCCGGATCATCGCCCTGACCCTGCACAGCAGCGGCCAGTTCGCCGTCCGCTTCGTGATGCTGCTGCTCGCCGGGATGCTGGGCCTGGCCCATGTCTTCGGCCTGGACACCCTGCTGGGCGCGTTCGCCGCCGGGATGCTGACCCGGCTGGTCCTCCAGGGGGCGGTGCCCGAGCGCAGCGGGGAGATCCTGGGGAAGATCGAGGCCATCGGGTTCGGCTTCCTGGTCCCGTTCTTCTACGTCGTCACGGGCATCGACTTCGATCTGGCCGCGCTCCTGGACGGTGGCCGCCCGCTGCTGCTCCTGCCGGTGTTCCTGCTGCTCTTCCTGCTGGTCCGGGGCGTGCCGGCGTACCTCCTGGCCCCGCGCGACCTGACCGGGCGCGCGTCCCGGTCCGCGCTGGCCCTGTTCTCCTCCACGTGTCTGCCGCTGGTGGTGGCGATCACCGCGATCGGCCTGGACGAGAAGGTGATCGGGGCGGGGGAGGCCGCCGCGCTGGTAGCCGCCGCGATGGTGTCGGTGCTGACGTTCCCGCTGCTGGCGTTCCGGCTGCTGCGGAAGGAGGAGGGCGGCACGGGGGCGGGGGCGCCGAGCCGGGCGGCGGAGAGCGGGGAGGCGTGGTGA
- a CDS encoding universal stress protein — protein MSVVLGYDESPGAARALRIAIEVAAAYGEELVLVYGAAAPGLRDGAEYRSHYDAIRQAGRAGLEHALTAAEEAGVPAQVEVLDESPAQALLDAAERHAARVIVVGTWGESPMRGALLGSTPHKLLHMSPVPVLCVPTEDAS, from the coding sequence ATGTCGGTCGTCCTCGGCTACGACGAGTCCCCCGGCGCCGCCCGCGCCCTGCGCATCGCGATCGAGGTGGCGGCCGCGTACGGCGAGGAGCTGGTCCTCGTCTACGGCGCCGCCGCCCCGGGTCTGCGCGACGGCGCGGAGTACCGCAGCCACTACGACGCGATCCGGCAGGCCGGCCGCGCCGGCCTGGAGCACGCGCTGACGGCCGCCGAGGAGGCGGGGGTCCCGGCCCAGGTGGAGGTGCTGGACGAGAGCCCGGCGCAGGCCCTCCTGGACGCGGCCGAGCGGCACGCGGCCCGGGTCATCGTGGTCGGCACCTGGGGCGAGAGCCCGATGCGCGGCGCCCTCCTCGGCTCGACCCCGCACAAGCTGCTGCACATGTCCCCCGTCCCGGTGCTGTGCGTCCCGACGGAGGACGCCTCCTGA
- a CDS encoding APC family permease → MSHDAVQDGEGGRQGGSAVGLKPNAIGFVDALVIGLNATSPAYSLAAVIGPIVALVGIYAPGVMFASFVPMLLIASAFYYLNKVDQDCGTTFSWVTRAMGPWAGWLGGWAITMTGVLVVGSLADVAVSFTLLAVGLDSWVANDFVRQLLTVLLIIVMTGLCVIGTELSAKVQNALILAQVAFLLVFVVVALYRVYAGTTGFDSIEPSLSWLDPFGAGGAALTGGLLLGVFIYWGWESAVNLTEETENSASAPGKAGLWSTVVLLVTYLSVAVAVVAFAGTAFLAENAEEEEFIFAQLAGDVLGGWDWILLLAVATSAIASTQTTIIPASRTALSMARRRALPQHFGHISPRFRTPDVSTWWVAAIAIAWYLVVNQISTTALFDSLTALSLLIAFYYALTGVACAVYYRRHLTESVRNFVLIGLGPVVGAGLLAWLLVRSVMDMSDPANSYSGTSWFGLGPPLVIGIVISLVGVILMVVWRLRDAVFWQERPGVADPELVHATTAKPADRKER, encoded by the coding sequence ATGTCCCACGACGCTGTGCAGGACGGGGAGGGCGGGCGGCAGGGCGGCTCGGCGGTCGGCCTGAAGCCCAACGCCATCGGGTTCGTCGACGCTCTGGTCATCGGCCTCAACGCGACCTCCCCCGCCTACTCCCTGGCCGCCGTGATCGGCCCCATCGTGGCCCTGGTGGGGATCTACGCCCCGGGCGTCATGTTCGCCTCCTTCGTCCCGATGCTGCTGATCGCCTCGGCCTTCTACTACCTCAACAAGGTCGACCAGGACTGCGGCACGACCTTCTCCTGGGTGACCCGGGCGATGGGCCCGTGGGCGGGGTGGCTCGGCGGCTGGGCGATCACCATGACCGGGGTGCTGGTGGTCGGTTCGCTGGCCGATGTGGCGGTGAGCTTCACCCTGCTGGCGGTCGGTCTGGACAGCTGGGTCGCCAACGACTTCGTACGGCAGCTGCTCACCGTGCTGCTGATCATCGTGATGACCGGGCTCTGCGTGATCGGCACCGAGCTGTCGGCCAAGGTGCAGAACGCGCTGATCCTGGCGCAGGTGGCGTTCCTGCTGGTCTTCGTCGTGGTGGCGCTCTACCGGGTGTACGCGGGCACCACCGGCTTCGACTCCATCGAGCCGTCCCTGAGCTGGCTGGACCCGTTCGGTGCCGGTGGGGCCGCGCTGACCGGCGGGCTGCTGCTCGGGGTGTTCATCTACTGGGGCTGGGAGTCGGCGGTCAACCTCACCGAGGAGACCGAGAACTCGGCGAGCGCGCCGGGCAAGGCGGGGCTCTGGTCCACGGTGGTGCTCCTGGTGACCTATCTGTCCGTGGCCGTGGCCGTGGTCGCCTTCGCGGGCACGGCGTTCCTGGCCGAGAACGCCGAGGAGGAGGAGTTCATCTTCGCGCAGCTCGCCGGGGACGTACTGGGCGGCTGGGACTGGATCCTGCTGCTGGCCGTCGCCACCTCCGCGATCGCCTCCACCCAGACCACGATCATCCCTGCCTCCCGGACCGCCCTGTCGATGGCCCGGCGCCGGGCGCTGCCGCAGCACTTCGGTCACATCAGCCCCCGGTTCCGTACCCCTGACGTCAGTACGTGGTGGGTCGCCGCGATCGCCATCGCCTGGTACCTGGTGGTCAACCAGATCTCCACCACCGCCCTCTTCGACTCCCTCACCGCGCTCTCCCTCCTGATCGCCTTCTACTACGCGCTCACCGGCGTGGCCTGCGCCGTCTACTACCGGCGCCATCTCACCGAGAGCGTGCGGAACTTCGTCCTCATCGGGCTGGGCCCGGTGGTCGGTGCCGGGCTGCTGGCCTGGCTGCTGGTGCGGTCGGTGATGGACATGTCCGACCCGGCCAACTCCTACAGCGGCACCTCCTGGTTCGGCCTCGGCCCGCCGCTGGTCATCGGCATCGTGATCTCCCTCGTCGGCGTGATCCTCATGGTGGTGTGGCGGCTGCGGGACGCGGTGTTCTGGCAGGAGCGGCCGGGGGTCGCCGACCCGGAGCTGGTGCACGCCACGACCGCGAAGCCCGCCGACCGGAAGGAGCGCTGA